A genome region from Euphorbia lathyris chromosome 4, ddEupLath1.1, whole genome shotgun sequence includes the following:
- the LOC136225461 gene encoding uncharacterized protein: MKILGKLQHVKLLEIGSLVIKILSALEVEGLSSPLLNYKCLTLDATNFDEDLPGIIRAICSTHVLEKLVIKLQLVKFPEFRDLNDCRTKKNWDSNGTIFNCSVSNLKTVKIIGLSERDDRHKLLFEFVEFLLKNARMLNKIVVILVDCGTGFPFEVFEKLLSFRSCCFPRTTIELLYSN, encoded by the exons ATGAAGATTCTCGGGAAGCTGCAACATGTGAAACTGCTTGAAATTGGGAGCTTGGTTATCAAG ATTCTATCGGCTTTGGAGGTGGAAGGTCTATCTTCTCCTTTATTAAACTACAAATGTTTGACTCTGGATGCTACTAATTTTGATGAAGATCTCCCTGGAATTATACGTGCAATTTGCAGTACACATGTGCTTGAGAAATTAGTTATAAAGTTGCAACTCGTTAAG TTTCCAGAGTTTCGGGACTTGAATGATTGCAGAACAAAGAAGAATTGGGATTCAAATGGAACCATTTTCAATTGTTCAGTGTCAAATTTGAAGACAGTTAAGATTATCGGGCTTTCAGAGAGAGATGATAGACATAAACTTTTGTTCGAATTTGTTGAGTTTCTACTGAAGAATGCAAGAATGCTGAACAAGATAGTTGTCATTTTAGTAGATTGTGGAACTGGTTTTCCGtttgaagtttttgaaaaattgtTAAGCTTCCGAAGTTGTTGTTTTCCGCGTACAACTATTGAGTTGCTGTATTCTAACTAG